One window from the genome of Deltaproteobacteria bacterium encodes:
- the rimM gene encoding 16S rRNA processing protein RimM, translated as MPELLAVGRVARAHGVRGRLLIAPYNADSEALRRVRRLWVGEQEFEVDRAERVNLGYLVALRGVADRDQADALRGSEVRVDRADLPALEEGEMYAVDLIGYEVSDPQGTVHGVVEDVEEAGTQDLLRLAGGTLVPLGLVKEVLPESRRIVVEAPEGLFDLEE; from the coding sequence GTGCCGGAGCTCCTCGCGGTGGGGCGGGTCGCGAGGGCCCACGGCGTCCGCGGGCGTCTCTTGATCGCGCCCTACAACGCGGATTCGGAGGCCTTGCGCCGCGTCCGCCGGCTCTGGGTGGGGGAGCAGGAGTTCGAAGTGGATCGCGCGGAGCGCGTCAACCTGGGTTACCTGGTCGCGCTTCGGGGGGTCGCCGATCGGGATCAGGCGGACGCGCTGCGGGGAAGCGAAGTGCGGGTCGACCGGGCGGACTTGCCAGCGCTGGAAGAGGGCGAGATGTACGCGGTGGATCTGATCGGCTACGAGGTGTCGGACCCGCAGGGTACCGTCCATGGCGTGGTCGAGGATGTGGAGGAAGCCGGAACCCAGGATCTGCTCCGGCTGGCCGGCGGAACGCTGGTTCCGCTCGGCCTGGTAAAGGAAGTGCTTCCGGAGTCGCGGCGAATCGTCGTGGAGGCGCCGGAGGGCTTGTTCGATCTGGAGGAGTAG
- the trmD gene encoding tRNA (guanosine(37)-N1)-methyltransferase TrmD, whose translation MLSVEVLTLFPRMIAAPLEESILAKARGKGLLGVQVTDIREFAEGRHRVTDDVPYGGGAGMVMKPEPLVAAIEAARARQPSARVVLLSPQGARFDQRKARDLAALASLILVCGRYEGVDERVLRWVDEEMSLGDFILNGGEVAALAVIEAIARLVPGVLGNELSAHADSFSGEGLLEGPQYTRPPEFRGLRVPDVLLSGDHGKIAEWRREQAVARTRERRPDLLTRQKA comes from the coding sequence GTGCTGTCCGTCGAAGTGCTCACGCTGTTCCCGCGCATGATCGCGGCGCCGCTCGAGGAGAGCATCCTCGCCAAGGCGCGCGGGAAGGGTCTGCTCGGCGTGCAGGTCACCGACATCCGCGAGTTCGCCGAGGGCCGGCATCGCGTCACCGACGACGTTCCCTACGGGGGCGGCGCGGGAATGGTGATGAAGCCCGAGCCGCTGGTCGCGGCCATCGAGGCGGCGCGCGCGCGGCAGCCTTCGGCGCGCGTGGTGCTCCTTTCGCCGCAAGGAGCACGCTTCGATCAACGCAAGGCGCGCGATCTGGCGGCCCTGGCTTCGTTGATCCTCGTCTGCGGGCGCTACGAAGGGGTCGACGAGCGCGTCTTGCGCTGGGTGGACGAGGAGATGTCGCTGGGAGATTTCATTCTCAACGGCGGCGAGGTGGCGGCGCTGGCGGTGATCGAGGCGATCGCGCGGCTCGTTCCGGGTGTGCTGGGAAACGAGCTTTCCGCACACGCGGACAGTTTTTCCGGCGAAGGGCTCCTCGAGGGGCCGCAATACACGCGCCCGCCGGAGTTCCGCGGGCTGCGGGTGCCCGATGTGCTGCTCTCCGGCGATCATGGCAAGATCGCAGAGTGGCGGCGCGAGCAAGCGGTGGCGCGCACACGCGAGCGCCGCCCCGACCTGCTCACCCGGCAAAAGGCTTGA
- the rsmI gene encoding 16S rRNA (cytidine(1402)-2'-O)-methyltransferase: protein MSLYVVATPIGNLRDLTERAREVLRECDGVIAEDTRHSGNLLKHLGIHKPLHSLPAFDEAARVEPLVRRLASGESLALVTDAGTPAVSDPGSVLVRRAAEEGVQVVPVPGPNAAVAAVSISGFPEGRFHFAGFLPRKATQRSQMLLELRPLRSQLVFYEAPQRLADTLADLRAELGDRRALVARELTKMHEELARGTLSELERRFSADVRGEVVIVVRGAPEAESEDPAVLESEIRSRLARGERPKEIADALSTTHSKRDVYQLALKLKK from the coding sequence ATGTCTCTCTACGTGGTGGCGACGCCGATCGGAAACCTGCGCGATCTGACCGAGCGCGCCCGGGAGGTGCTGCGCGAGTGCGACGGCGTCATCGCCGAGGACACGCGCCATTCCGGCAACCTCCTCAAGCATCTGGGCATCCACAAGCCGCTTCACTCCTTGCCGGCATTCGACGAGGCGGCGCGGGTGGAACCGCTCGTCCGCAGGCTCGCCAGCGGCGAGTCGCTGGCCCTCGTCACCGATGCCGGCACGCCGGCGGTCAGCGATCCCGGCTCGGTCCTGGTCCGCCGCGCGGCGGAGGAGGGCGTCCAGGTGGTGCCGGTCCCGGGGCCGAACGCCGCCGTCGCGGCGGTGAGCATCAGTGGGTTTCCCGAGGGGCGGTTTCACTTCGCGGGCTTCCTGCCGCGCAAGGCGACGCAGCGGTCGCAGATGCTGCTGGAGCTGCGTCCGCTGCGCTCACAGCTGGTCTTCTACGAGGCGCCGCAGCGCCTGGCGGATACGCTCGCGGATCTGCGCGCGGAGCTCGGCGACCGTCGGGCCCTGGTCGCGCGGGAGCTGACGAAGATGCACGAGGAGCTCGCGCGCGGGACACTCTCGGAACTGGAGCGGCGCTTCTCCGCCGATGTCCGCGGCGAAGTGGTCATCGTCGTCCGCGGCGCCCCGGAGGCGGAGTCCGAGGACCCGGCGGTCCTGGAATCGGAGATCCGCTCCCGCCTGGCGCGCGGCGAGCGTCCAAAGGAAATCGCCGACGCTCTCTCGACGACCCATTCCAAGCGAGACGTCTATCAGCTGGCCCTGAAATTGAAAAAGTAG
- a CDS encoding YraN family protein, translated as MTKARFGALGEEAAAGLLRAGGYRIVARNHRCRLGEVDIIAERGELLVFVEVRTRATSLFGSPEETVDPRKQRRVIAAARDYLAHRGGRGKAARFDVIAVVDGPQGPALTHFENAFDV; from the coding sequence ATGACGAAAGCGCGTTTTGGAGCGCTGGGGGAAGAGGCAGCGGCGGGGCTGCTGCGCGCCGGCGGTTACCGGATCGTCGCGCGCAACCACCGTTGCCGGCTCGGCGAGGTGGACATCATCGCCGAGAGGGGCGAGCTGCTGGTGTTCGTCGAGGTGCGCACCCGGGCGACGTCGCTCTTCGGCAGCCCGGAGGAGACCGTCGATCCGCGCAAACAGCGACGGGTGATCGCTGCCGCCCGCGATTATCTCGCGCACCGTGGCGGCCGCGGGAAGGCCGCGCGCTTCGACGTCATCGCGGTGGTGGACGGCCCGCAGGGGCCGGCGTTGACCCACTTCGAGAACGCATTCGATGTTTAG
- a CDS encoding 30S ribosomal protein S16 has product MAVKLRLARRGAKKSPFYHVVATDSRNPRDGRFNEEIGTYDPNHKPARIHLKQDRLEHWLKMGARPSATVAQIIKQAKKSAAPAGR; this is encoded by the coding sequence ATGGCCGTCAAGCTGCGCCTCGCCCGCCGGGGTGCCAAGAAATCGCCGTTCTATCACGTAGTTGCGACAGACTCGCGGAATCCGCGCGACGGGCGCTTCAACGAGGAGATCGGCACCTATGATCCGAACCACAAGCCGGCACGCATCCACCTCAAGCAGGATCGGCTCGAGCACTGGCTGAAGATGGGCGCCCGGCCGAGCGCCACCGTCGCGCAGATCATCAAGCAGGCGAAGAAGTCGGCTGCGCCAGCCGGCCGGTAG
- a CDS encoding 50S ribosomal protein L19, producing the protein MRSKAIELVEQRNVTPEVRGQVPEFRVGDTLRVHTKISEGDKERIQIFEGVVIRRKRGHVNTTFTVRKMSYGVGVERIFPLYSPRIDKIEVVTSGKVKRARLFYLRELQGKAARLKSAEEGGAPQ; encoded by the coding sequence ATGCGTTCGAAGGCGATCGAGCTGGTGGAGCAGCGCAACGTCACGCCGGAAGTCCGCGGCCAGGTGCCCGAATTCCGCGTCGGCGACACCCTGCGCGTGCATACGAAGATCAGCGAAGGCGACAAGGAGCGAATCCAGATTTTCGAGGGAGTCGTCATCCGCCGCAAGCGCGGGCACGTGAACACCACGTTCACGGTGCGGAAGATGAGCTACGGCGTGGGCGTGGAGCGCATCTTCCCGCTCTATTCGCCGCGGATCGACAAGATCGAGGTGGTCACCAGCGGCAAGGTGAAGCGCGCCCGCCTCTTCTACCTGCGCGAGCTGCAGGGCAAGGCCGCGCGCCTGAAGAGCGCCGAAGAAGGCGGAGCTCCACAGTGA
- the sucD gene encoding succinate--CoA ligase subunit alpha: MSILVNKDTRVVCQGITGSAGSFHSRQMLAYGTQLVAGVTPGKGGQRFEDKVPVFDTLARAVEQTGANASVIFVPPPFAADSILEAVDAGLPLVVCITEGIPIDDMVKVKRAMEGSATRLIGPNCPGVITPGECKIGIMPGHIHRKGRIGIVSRSGTLTYEAVHQVTQLGMGQSTAVGIGGDPVHGLNFVDCMKLFAQDPETDAVILIGEIGGGEEEDAAAWIKSNYKKPVVGFIAGATAPPGKRMGHAGAIISGGKGTAQDKFRALREAGVHLAEGPHELGSTLKSVLKR; this comes from the coding sequence ATGAGCATCCTCGTCAACAAGGACACCCGCGTGGTCTGCCAGGGCATCACCGGCAGCGCGGGTTCGTTCCACTCCAGGCAGATGCTCGCTTACGGCACGCAGCTGGTGGCCGGCGTCACTCCGGGAAAGGGCGGGCAGAGGTTCGAGGACAAGGTGCCGGTGTTCGACACGCTCGCCCGGGCCGTCGAGCAGACGGGAGCGAACGCCAGCGTGATCTTCGTGCCGCCGCCGTTCGCGGCCGACTCCATCCTCGAGGCCGTCGACGCGGGCCTTCCGCTGGTGGTCTGCATCACCGAAGGCATTCCCATCGACGACATGGTCAAGGTGAAGCGCGCCATGGAGGGCTCGGCGACGCGGCTGATCGGGCCCAACTGCCCCGGGGTGATCACGCCCGGCGAGTGCAAGATCGGGATCATGCCCGGTCACATCCACCGCAAGGGCCGCATCGGGATCGTCTCCCGCTCCGGCACCCTGACGTATGAGGCGGTGCACCAGGTGACGCAGCTGGGAATGGGGCAGAGCACGGCCGTCGGGATCGGCGGCGATCCGGTGCACGGGCTCAATTTCGTCGACTGCATGAAGCTGTTCGCGCAGGACCCCGAGACGGATGCGGTGATCCTCATCGGCGAGATCGGGGGCGGCGAGGAAGAGGACGCGGCCGCGTGGATCAAGTCCAATTACAAGAAGCCGGTAGTCGGCTTCATTGCCGGGGCGACGGCCCCACCCGGGAAGCGGATGGGTCACGCGGGCGCCATCATCTCGGGCGGGAAGGGGACGGCGCAGGACAAGTTCCGCGCCCTGCGCGAGGCCGGCGTGCACCTCGCCGAGGGGCCGCACGAGCTCGGCAGCACGCTGAAGTCCGTCCTGAAGAGGTAG